The Lepeophtheirus salmonis chromosome 1, UVic_Lsal_1.4, whole genome shotgun sequence genome has a segment encoding these proteins:
- the LOC121127157 gene encoding uncharacterized protein isoform X1, whose protein sequence is MKENTSDNGKDEDAFGISQIQIIIPDKGTSEETPKKKKNKKKKRKDGSKDEKKKLPHSVVLARCLGTALKLVKHHEAQERQKIKDEDIRQKALEQKERMSQERPERFSRVIL, encoded by the exons ATGAAAG AGAATACATCTGATAACGGGAAGGATGAAGACGCCTTTGGGATATcccaaattcaaataattattccgGACAAAGGCACATCCGAAGAAACtccaaagaagaagaaaaacaaaaagaaaaagaggaagGATGGAAGTAAGGATGAGAAAAAGAAACTACCACACTCTGTGGTTTTGGCCCGATGTCTAGGCACTGCTCTTAAACTTGTCAAACATCATGAG gcaCAAGAGagacaaaaaatcaaagatgAAGATATTCGTCAAAAGGCTTTGGAGCAAAAGGAGAGAATGAGTCAAGAAAGACCAGAGAGGTTTTCAAGAGTGATTCTATAg
- the LOC121127157 gene encoding uncharacterized protein isoform X2 codes for MENTSDNGKDEDAFGISQIQIIIPDKGTSEETPKKKKNKKKKRKDGSKDEKKKLPHSVVLARCLGTALKLVKHHEAQERQKIKDEDIRQKALEQKERMSQERPERFSRVIL; via the exons ATGG AGAATACATCTGATAACGGGAAGGATGAAGACGCCTTTGGGATATcccaaattcaaataattattccgGACAAAGGCACATCCGAAGAAACtccaaagaagaagaaaaacaaaaagaaaaagaggaagGATGGAAGTAAGGATGAGAAAAAGAAACTACCACACTCTGTGGTTTTGGCCCGATGTCTAGGCACTGCTCTTAAACTTGTCAAACATCATGAG gcaCAAGAGagacaaaaaatcaaagatgAAGATATTCGTCAAAAGGCTTTGGAGCAAAAGGAGAGAATGAGTCAAGAAAGACCAGAGAGGTTTTCAAGAGTGATTCTATAg